The following proteins are co-located in the Vibrio astriarenae genome:
- a CDS encoding 5-oxoprolinase subunit B family protein, producing the protein MNKKQIEFDWHLVSETAILFQFQLEPCRELSQLIGEVAHAVAVELSDTTMNVTLSHNTLLIDYLPYRVNEAYIVSTVHKHLSQLKETPEPFETIVVPAYYSPETGLDLAIYEEQGMSLKEVEQCHTEPTYYVSALGFAPGFAFLAGLNQELMLPRLTTPRVHVPKGSVAVADQFSAVYPSDSPGGWNVIARSPLSLFNLASTPHTLFSVGASVRFKPISKRAYLDFAEH; encoded by the coding sequence ATGAACAAGAAACAGATAGAGTTTGATTGGCACCTTGTTTCAGAAACTGCCATATTGTTTCAGTTTCAACTTGAGCCTTGTCGAGAGCTATCACAACTCATCGGTGAAGTGGCGCATGCGGTCGCTGTAGAGCTCTCTGATACGACAATGAACGTGACGCTGTCACATAATACTTTACTCATTGATTACCTTCCTTATCGCGTTAATGAAGCTTATATCGTCAGTACCGTACACAAACACTTGTCTCAGCTCAAAGAAACACCTGAACCATTTGAGACGATCGTTGTTCCTGCTTACTATTCGCCCGAGACTGGATTAGATCTGGCTATCTATGAAGAACAAGGTATGTCACTCAAAGAGGTCGAGCAATGCCATACGGAGCCGACTTATTACGTATCAGCTCTAGGATTTGCTCCCGGCTTTGCCTTTCTGGCTGGTCTGAACCAAGAGCTGATGCTTCCTCGCCTTACCACACCTCGCGTTCATGTTCCCAAAGGTAGTGTTGCGGTTGCCGATCAATTCTCTGCCGTGTATCCGAGTGATAGCCCTGGCGGTTGGAATGTCATCGCGCGTAGCCCACTCTCACTATTCAACCTCGCCTCCACTCCACATACACTATTTAGTGTCGGTGCAAGTGTGCGGTTCAAACCCATAAGTAAAAGGGCATACCTAGACTTCGCGGAACACTAG
- a CDS encoding 5-oxoprolinase subunit C family protein, with protein MSIRVNKSHQGVLLQDFGRFGQAHIGVTTGGPADTYAYSWANKLLNNPINSSVIEMTLGQASFTVQQSTWFAISGADLNATLDTQPLQNWSSFYAMKGQVINFKLPRNGLRGYLAVSGGFAAPDTLGSASTVVRDKLGGLRGNGSSIGTGDELAFRTKISRSDYSTQSVSFRFVPDYNRPIHLRIIPGYQVKQFSPAALSHFYQQEYIVSKDSNRMGYRFEGRGIDAPNQGILSEGLALGSIQITPDGLPIVMLCDHQTIGGYPKVGCVSQVDLPRLAQARPGQSVYFQPGVLKELQAAWCQWALFFGY; from the coding sequence ATGAGCATTAGGGTTAACAAATCTCATCAGGGCGTTTTGCTGCAAGACTTTGGTCGCTTTGGTCAGGCTCATATCGGCGTGACGACTGGAGGCCCTGCGGATACCTACGCCTATAGTTGGGCAAACAAGTTACTCAACAACCCCATCAATTCGTCCGTTATTGAAATGACACTTGGTCAAGCGAGCTTTACTGTTCAGCAATCAACGTGGTTTGCGATTTCTGGTGCAGATTTAAACGCAACTCTCGATACTCAACCACTGCAAAATTGGTCGAGTTTCTATGCAATGAAGGGACAAGTCATCAACTTTAAGCTACCCCGCAACGGGTTAAGAGGGTATTTGGCTGTCTCCGGTGGATTTGCTGCACCCGACACGTTGGGGAGTGCTTCGACCGTCGTTCGCGACAAGCTTGGTGGGTTACGCGGTAACGGAAGTTCAATAGGTACTGGTGACGAACTTGCCTTTAGGACGAAGATTTCACGATCCGACTACTCCACACAGTCCGTCTCGTTCCGCTTTGTCCCAGACTACAACCGCCCTATTCATTTGCGTATTATTCCTGGCTACCAAGTTAAGCAGTTCAGTCCTGCCGCTTTGAGTCACTTCTACCAACAAGAGTACATTGTTTCAAAAGACAGCAATAGAATGGGCTACCGCTTTGAGGGGCGCGGAATAGACGCACCAAACCAAGGAATTTTGAGTGAGGGCCTAGCCCTCGGCTCGATTCAGATCACTCCTGATGGACTGCCGATTGTGATGCTTTGTGATCATCAAACCATAGGTGGATACCCAAAGGTTGGCTGTGTATCTCAAGTTGATTTACCTAGACTAGCGCAAGCGCGACCCGGTCAAAGTGTTTATTTTCAACCGGGTGTATTAAAGGAGCTTCAAGCGGCTTGGTGCCAATGGGCTCTATTTTTTGGGTATTAA
- a CDS encoding FAD-dependent oxidoreductase, producing MSDKSVAIIGGGVAGATVAMHLAELGVDVTLIEKGTSLVSGPPICHLHAGGNLYREISTEQCIELLEQSIETARLFPHTFNHRPTVIAIPLEDPGSPDQLVPRLDQVKSAYHNLVSVDPRNEVLGSVADYYRLYTKQELLELEGCEQKASPLSFDDWMIPFANKVNLDKLKYPVVAVQEPGWSVFRVGATAMLSLERMANCTLCLESEVVDMYKSDNAWHIQFNADGELKSVEADFLINASGYKTGSIDDMVQQPRERLVEFKAAYVTRWTENQYQWPEVIFHGERGTPNGMAQLTPYSDNTFQLHGMTKDITLFEGGLVSSTSETSQPSLPNHLTSKLEQGWESDVMEKRTRGAIDFVARLLPSFTQANCAGTPLFGAQQIPGNDDTLRAADVSFAGDGYARLEIVKGSSALEGAKAIVNEWKLVDDLESYNSRSIEEIHPQTLSLKAGDIEQKAMQTAVERQYPASLAQYFGSQA from the coding sequence ATGAGTGACAAATCAGTCGCGATAATTGGTGGTGGAGTTGCAGGGGCAACTGTAGCAATGCATTTAGCTGAGCTAGGCGTAGATGTGACCTTGATCGAGAAAGGCACTAGCCTAGTTAGTGGACCACCCATCTGTCATCTTCATGCTGGTGGAAATTTATACAGAGAAATATCAACAGAGCAATGTATCGAGCTTCTAGAACAGTCGATAGAGACTGCAAGGTTATTTCCTCACACATTCAATCACCGTCCAACGGTGATTGCGATCCCTTTGGAAGATCCAGGCTCTCCTGACCAATTAGTGCCCAGGCTCGATCAGGTAAAAAGTGCCTACCACAATTTGGTTTCTGTTGATCCAAGGAACGAAGTATTGGGGTCGGTGGCAGATTACTATCGCCTTTACACTAAGCAAGAGCTTCTTGAGCTAGAGGGCTGCGAGCAAAAAGCATCGCCACTTAGCTTTGACGATTGGATGATTCCCTTTGCCAATAAAGTCAATCTCGACAAGCTAAAGTACCCCGTAGTTGCGGTTCAAGAACCTGGTTGGAGTGTGTTCCGTGTTGGAGCCACAGCAATGCTGTCTCTTGAGCGAATGGCAAACTGTACCTTGTGTTTGGAAAGTGAAGTCGTTGATATGTACAAGTCGGATAATGCTTGGCACATTCAATTCAATGCTGATGGTGAATTAAAATCAGTGGAAGCGGATTTCTTGATCAACGCGTCAGGGTACAAGACGGGTTCAATCGACGACATGGTGCAGCAGCCGAGAGAGCGTTTGGTTGAGTTCAAGGCTGCCTATGTCACTCGTTGGACAGAGAACCAATACCAATGGCCAGAAGTGATCTTCCACGGTGAACGAGGCACGCCGAATGGTATGGCTCAGTTAACACCCTATTCAGATAACACGTTCCAGCTGCATGGGATGACCAAAGACATCACCTTGTTTGAAGGGGGCTTGGTCAGCTCGACATCTGAAACTTCACAACCTAGTTTGCCGAATCACCTTACCAGCAAGCTTGAGCAAGGCTGGGAGTCTGATGTGATGGAAAAGAGAACCCGTGGAGCCATTGATTTTGTTGCTCGGCTCTTACCAAGTTTCACACAAGCCAATTGTGCTGGTACGCCATTGTTTGGTGCACAGCAGATCCCGGGCAATGACGACACCTTGCGTGCAGCCGATGTGAGCTTTGCTGGCGACGGTTACGCACGGTTAGAGATTGTTAAGGGTTCGTCCGCGCTTGAAGGCGCAAAGGCCATCGTTAACGAGTGGAAATTGGTCGATGATCTAGAGTCCTACAATAGTCGCTCTATTGAAGAGATTCATCCGCAGACACTGTCTTTAAAGGCGGGTGACATTGAGCAAAAGGCTATGCAAACCGCAGTCGAACGTCAATATCCCGCTTCTCTAGCGCAGTACTTTGGCAGTCAGGCTTAG
- a CDS encoding ABC transporter permease: MSNASSQSIQHRLALWCWREVKSGQLWIIALALTLIFASVFALTALSSRLEQVIIKQGKDALTADLVYESSNPISDDVLTLFNSEEDITTARLTRFATMAFSDTQMQLISVNAVSDSYPLQGNLSLSSGQGVSSFVKPGELWLDERLFALLDVKEGQTLAIGDTELVVSGRIVEFPGLSFNPFQQMPAALIHAQGVEETGAIQPGSRVRYKVFLDGPQPELERLQQQIELTPSDRWRTVDSGSRTNDVFANTEQFLSLTVVVVILMAATTLVLTCQHYVSTRQQLVSMLKSMGATKQWLRRWLGIQLVMLASIAIVVGCGLGMLLEYGLRFSLADLLPAPLPSYGIKPFVTAFLTCTLIAVPAMGIPLLRLMDTKASQVIAQSNQESKHYRWLLLLVPIVPFVSVYAGNKLVWLILFGLLGLIVLLGVVSVVLVSLAQNLSVKPAYKLALSRINRNKWATGLQFGCLAFSVMLLAILWLVRTDLLSDWQRTLPADAPNAFALNIAEYEKETYLGTLDQAQIDRSEAFPIIRGRLSQVNEVDAKELQKEGAETDAVRRELNFTWAESLPDYNEVLSGEWTDKNGVSVEQQVADALSIDIGDELTFVINSQTFKATVNSIRHVEWRDMKPNFYFIFTPDVLTSIPSTYLVSFRLGDQDDDLFTQLSRNHPTVSLMDIRVMGEKIQSLVGQIVWAITLLAGLAGVAGLLLIYTLLNLSLVERQSEMKLYRTLGASGKRLRNTLWIEYGVMALVASVVATVGAESVVAGVMMFGFTLPSQIHIWVWFALPILTLVTLAIVVQGGMRRILVPMRKA; encoded by the coding sequence ATGAGTAACGCCTCTTCTCAATCAATTCAACATCGCCTTGCGTTGTGGTGCTGGCGAGAGGTAAAAAGTGGTCAGCTTTGGATTATCGCTCTTGCACTGACATTGATCTTCGCAAGTGTGTTCGCACTGACGGCGTTGAGCTCTAGGCTGGAGCAAGTCATCATCAAACAGGGTAAGGATGCACTGACAGCCGATCTTGTTTATGAATCATCAAACCCTATTTCTGACGATGTGCTAACACTGTTCAACAGTGAAGAGGACATCACAACAGCTCGCTTAACACGTTTCGCCACCATGGCGTTTAGTGATACTCAGATGCAGCTTATTTCGGTCAATGCGGTCAGTGATAGTTATCCACTGCAAGGTAATTTGTCATTGAGTTCAGGCCAAGGAGTAAGCAGTTTTGTAAAGCCGGGAGAGCTATGGCTGGACGAGCGTTTGTTCGCACTGCTTGATGTGAAAGAGGGGCAAACACTCGCTATAGGTGACACTGAATTGGTTGTCTCTGGCCGAATTGTTGAGTTTCCTGGGTTGAGCTTTAATCCATTCCAACAGATGCCTGCTGCATTGATTCATGCACAGGGAGTAGAAGAGACCGGAGCAATCCAGCCAGGCAGTCGCGTCCGCTACAAGGTTTTTCTGGATGGACCCCAGCCCGAGTTAGAGCGTTTACAGCAACAGATAGAGCTCACACCCAGTGACCGCTGGCGCACGGTTGATTCAGGAAGTCGAACCAACGACGTGTTTGCTAATACCGAACAGTTCCTGTCTCTCACGGTTGTAGTGGTGATTTTGATGGCCGCAACGACTCTCGTACTCACTTGCCAACATTATGTGAGTACGCGTCAGCAGCTCGTGTCTATGCTGAAAAGTATGGGTGCCACCAAACAATGGTTGAGACGTTGGCTTGGTATTCAATTGGTCATGCTTGCTTCGATCGCTATTGTGGTGGGTTGTGGCTTGGGGATGTTACTTGAATATGGTTTACGCTTCTCACTTGCCGATCTGTTACCCGCACCGTTGCCTAGCTATGGCATAAAGCCTTTTGTTACTGCATTTTTGACTTGTACCTTGATCGCTGTCCCAGCAATGGGTATTCCATTGCTGCGTTTGATGGATACGAAAGCAAGCCAAGTGATTGCGCAGTCTAATCAAGAATCCAAGCACTATCGCTGGCTATTGCTTTTGGTTCCAATCGTCCCCTTTGTCAGTGTTTACGCAGGTAATAAGCTCGTTTGGTTAATCTTGTTTGGCTTGTTGGGTTTAATTGTACTTTTGGGTGTAGTGAGTGTTGTTTTAGTCTCGCTCGCTCAAAACCTGTCAGTCAAACCGGCTTACAAGCTGGCACTTAGTCGAATTAACCGCAACAAATGGGCAACTGGATTACAGTTTGGGTGCTTGGCATTTTCTGTCATGTTGCTAGCGATTTTGTGGCTGGTACGAACAGACTTACTTTCTGATTGGCAACGAACCCTGCCGGCCGATGCCCCGAATGCCTTTGCACTGAATATTGCAGAGTATGAGAAAGAGACCTATTTGGGTACGCTTGATCAAGCACAAATCGATCGCTCTGAGGCCTTTCCGATTATTCGCGGTCGTTTGTCTCAGGTGAATGAGGTAGATGCTAAAGAGTTGCAAAAAGAGGGGGCTGAAACGGATGCAGTGAGGCGTGAGCTCAACTTTACTTGGGCAGAATCCTTGCCTGATTACAATGAAGTATTGTCTGGGGAATGGACAGACAAGAATGGGGTTTCTGTTGAACAACAGGTTGCTGATGCACTGTCTATCGATATCGGAGACGAGCTTACGTTTGTTATCAACTCGCAGACATTCAAAGCGACGGTTAACTCTATCCGTCATGTTGAATGGCGAGATATGAAGCCGAACTTCTATTTCATATTTACGCCGGATGTGTTGACGTCAATCCCATCTACCTATTTAGTCAGTTTCCGTCTCGGTGATCAAGATGATGATCTGTTTACACAATTGTCGCGTAACCACCCTACAGTGAGCTTGATGGACATTCGCGTCATGGGAGAGAAGATACAATCTCTCGTCGGGCAAATTGTGTGGGCGATTACCTTGCTAGCGGGATTGGCCGGAGTGGCAGGCTTGTTGCTTATTTATACTTTACTGAATTTGAGTCTAGTGGAGCGACAATCGGAAATGAAGCTGTACCGCACACTGGGAGCCAGTGGCAAACGACTAAGAAACACTTTGTGGATCGAGTATGGGGTGATGGCGTTGGTAGCTAGTGTGGTTGCAACAGTTGGAGCTGAGTCGGTGGTTGCAGGCGTAATGATGTTTGGTTTTACTTTGCCGTCTCAGATTCATATTTGGGTCTGGTTTGCATTACCAATCTTAACCCTAGTGACACTCGCTATCGTGGTGCAAGGTGGAATGCGGCGGATTCTTGTACCAATGCGCAAAGCTTAG
- a CDS encoding ABC transporter ATP-binding protein — MTTSVIKASSVNHIVSTKQEQLTILSDVSLSIDKGETVAIIGSSGAGKSTLMSLLAGLDTPTTGSIELLGKSLEGLDEEQRAALRSHSVGFVFQSFLLIPSMTALENVTLPCLLKGIEVDEARANLLLEQIGLGHRTHHTPNELSGGEQQRVALARAFMIEPDVLFADEPTGNLDQGTAQKIIELLFELNKKHGTTLVMVTHDPSLAERCDRTIQLAAGKVVGETHE; from the coding sequence ATGACAACATCCGTTATTAAAGCCAGTTCCGTCAACCATATCGTTTCAACCAAACAAGAGCAATTAACAATTTTGTCTGACGTTTCTCTATCAATAGATAAAGGAGAGACGGTGGCGATTATTGGCTCATCAGGCGCTGGTAAGTCGACCTTAATGAGTTTGCTTGCAGGTTTAGATACTCCGACGACGGGATCGATTGAATTGTTGGGTAAGTCGTTGGAAGGATTAGATGAAGAGCAAAGAGCCGCACTTCGAAGCCATTCGGTGGGCTTTGTCTTCCAAAGTTTTCTGCTTATTCCAAGTATGACAGCACTTGAGAACGTGACTCTACCTTGTTTGCTAAAAGGTATTGAGGTGGATGAGGCGAGAGCGAATCTATTGCTAGAGCAAATAGGTTTGGGGCATCGAACGCACCATACACCTAATGAGTTATCTGGTGGTGAGCAGCAAAGGGTCGCACTAGCTAGAGCATTTATGATTGAGCCGGACGTGTTGTTTGCCGATGAGCCTACAGGCAATTTAGACCAAGGCACTGCGCAGAAAATCATAGAGTTGTTGTTTGAACTCAACAAAAAGCATGGTACGACTTTGGTGATGGTGACCCACGATCCTTCGCTGGCTGAGCGTTGTGATCGCACCATACAGTTAGCGGCGGGTAAAGTAGTAGGAGAGACGCATGAGTAA
- a CDS encoding arylesterase: MIKRFSLLFSLLLSFSVSAQTLLVLGDSLSAGYQMSAEEAWPSLIPIELEKRNQFVTVINASVSGDTSGNGLSKLPALLQEHQPTTVLIELGANDGLRGFPPNVLKNNLNQMISLIQSSGAKAIVMQIRVPPNYGQRYQQLFENVYPQVSNETDTPLIPFFLEQVILNEEWMMSDGLHPKPAAQPWIAEFIANELEPFYPL, translated from the coding sequence ATGATTAAACGGTTTTCCTTGTTGTTTTCACTACTGCTTTCTTTCTCGGTTTCCGCTCAAACACTGTTAGTGTTGGGGGACAGCTTAAGTGCAGGATACCAAATGTCTGCAGAAGAAGCTTGGCCTTCTCTCATCCCAATTGAGCTAGAAAAAAGAAACCAGTTTGTAACGGTTATCAATGCCAGTGTATCCGGTGATACCTCTGGCAACGGTTTGTCCAAACTGCCTGCCCTTTTACAAGAGCATCAACCGACGACAGTATTGATTGAGCTAGGTGCTAATGATGGTTTACGTGGTTTTCCACCTAATGTCTTAAAAAACAACCTAAATCAAATGATTTCATTGATCCAGTCTTCAGGGGCAAAAGCCATTGTGATGCAAATACGCGTACCGCCAAATTACGGTCAACGCTACCAACAGCTGTTTGAAAACGTCTACCCGCAAGTGAGCAATGAGACTGATACGCCATTAATACCTTTCTTCTTAGAGCAAGTAATTCTTAATGAGGAATGGATGATGTCGGACGGGCTTCACCCTAAGCCAGCCGCTCAGCCTTGGATCGCTGAGTTTATCGCCAACGAATTGGAACCTTTTTATCCACTTTAA
- the fabV gene encoding enoyl-ACP reductase FabV: MIIEPMIQGVVARSAHPLGCEQSILEQIDFVKKASPIATKAKRILILGASSGFGLAARIALTFGGPEADTIGVSFERGPSEKGTGTAGWFNNHYFKQQAEKAGRTAINITGDAFSPELRSQVIEAIETYFEGEVDLIIYSLATGVRPNYSSDTPQQWRSVIKPIGQSVEGAIVSLETDQWQPQTLEAASEQEAADTIKVMGGEDWESWIDTLINAESIADGCQTIAFSYVGSELTHPIYLDGTLGQAKIDLHQTSHSLNLKLANFNGHAYATVCKALVTKASVFIPAFTPYILALYKVMKEKGTHEGCIEQMHRLFTEQLFSPTGTHVDGERLIRIDDLELDPQVQTEVSLLVKEMDENNFKQLGDYEGYKREFLQLNGFGYENIDYSLPVELSQYTLES; the protein is encoded by the coding sequence ATGATAATTGAACCAATGATTCAAGGGGTGGTTGCTCGTTCTGCACACCCACTTGGCTGTGAACAGTCTATTCTCGAACAGATTGACTTCGTCAAGAAAGCCTCTCCGATCGCCACAAAAGCAAAACGAATACTGATTCTCGGAGCGTCTTCTGGCTTTGGCTTGGCAGCTCGTATCGCATTAACCTTCGGCGGTCCTGAAGCAGATACGATTGGTGTTTCTTTCGAACGAGGCCCTTCGGAAAAGGGAACTGGCACTGCCGGCTGGTTTAACAATCACTATTTTAAACAACAAGCTGAAAAAGCGGGCCGAACTGCAATTAATATTACTGGTGACGCTTTTTCTCCAGAGCTACGCTCGCAAGTTATTGAAGCGATTGAAACCTACTTTGAAGGCGAAGTTGACCTTATCATCTACAGCCTAGCAACGGGTGTCCGCCCAAACTACAGCAGTGACACTCCACAACAGTGGCGCAGCGTGATCAAACCCATCGGTCAATCGGTTGAAGGTGCCATCGTTTCGCTTGAAACTGACCAGTGGCAACCACAAACTCTTGAAGCAGCGAGTGAGCAAGAAGCCGCTGATACCATTAAAGTAATGGGTGGTGAGGATTGGGAAAGCTGGATCGATACGTTAATCAATGCTGAATCAATTGCTGACGGATGTCAGACTATCGCCTTCTCTTATGTTGGTTCTGAACTCACCCATCCTATCTATTTGGATGGCACGTTAGGCCAAGCGAAGATCGACCTTCACCAAACCAGTCATTCGCTAAACTTAAAACTTGCCAACTTTAATGGACATGCTTATGCCACGGTATGTAAAGCACTCGTCACTAAAGCGAGTGTTTTCATTCCAGCGTTTACGCCATACATCCTCGCGCTGTATAAAGTGATGAAAGAGAAAGGCACGCATGAAGGCTGTATTGAGCAAATGCACCGACTGTTTACCGAGCAATTATTCTCTCCTACCGGGACACATGTGGATGGTGAGCGCCTAATTCGTATCGACGATCTTGAACTCGACCCGCAAGTGCAAACAGAAGTCTCCCTGCTTGTGAAAGAGATGGATGAAAATAACTTTAAGCAACTGGGTGACTACGAAGGATATAAGCGAGAGTTTCTGCAACTCAATGGATTTGGCTATGAAAATATTGACTACAGTCTACCCGTTGAACTAAGCCAATACACACTAGAGAGCTAG
- a CDS encoding sensor domain-containing phosphodiesterase produces MSKVNTAEVVIPSSIQASWQKIVNLSAELIGVPSALITRIPKEYIEVIAANDNLKHPFNKRDTGKPCSELYCETVIKTQRPLCIPNRLDEKKWCDSTDVALGMIAYFGLPINWPNGEPFGTLCVLDTKTNDFSQSSKNILESFKVCIESHLDTLFQHEALKSTHQALQSRVTNRAKNIAALNYSLSKEISKRQLAEQKVEYQQHHDLGTGFLNRKALETQLSQSLAQTPNGHHACNAVIHIAFSNGRRLQSRFGYVAWDIALLDFRQRLEHLLPSDTNTARPTSSEIVLILHNVEDDLFLQQVCHSISDLCLDEFIIGNESVHLHAHIGVATSSESLDAPQLLTFASEAALSSRDSGHKYSFYQSSDSDIVCNLNKQESYLLQAVRNDDLLLYFQPKVDPDSHRWVGAEALLRWKHPVLGDISNEGLIKLAEQNGLIFELGNFVLRTAIEKAAQWNKLVSHFSVAINVSSVQLRNPYFARQVQELLEMCHVPPECIELEITEGGLISDEVLAFETLHKLKQLGITLSLDDFGTGYASFSYLKKYPFDAIKIDKSFLNQIEESAQDKEIVRSIIHVAKKLALKVTVEGVETQQHEDFLVSEGGDVGQGYFYGRPMPYDQFELHLLKQSPQRLNPRQIEL; encoded by the coding sequence ATGTCGAAGGTCAACACAGCGGAAGTCGTCATCCCCTCCAGTATACAAGCGAGTTGGCAGAAAATAGTTAACCTATCTGCCGAACTTATTGGCGTTCCGTCAGCCCTTATCACCCGAATCCCTAAAGAGTACATCGAGGTCATCGCCGCCAACGACAACCTCAAGCATCCCTTTAACAAACGTGACACTGGAAAGCCATGCAGTGAACTTTATTGCGAAACAGTCATCAAAACGCAGCGACCACTTTGCATTCCTAACCGCCTTGATGAGAAAAAATGGTGCGATAGCACAGATGTTGCTTTGGGCATGATCGCCTACTTTGGCCTGCCGATTAATTGGCCAAATGGTGAGCCTTTTGGAACGTTGTGCGTACTCGACACTAAAACCAATGACTTTAGCCAAAGCAGCAAAAACATACTTGAATCGTTTAAAGTCTGCATTGAATCTCATCTCGACACCTTATTTCAGCATGAGGCTCTAAAGTCGACTCATCAAGCGTTGCAATCGCGCGTCACGAATCGAGCCAAAAATATTGCCGCACTTAACTATTCGTTAAGTAAAGAGATCAGCAAACGTCAGCTTGCAGAGCAGAAAGTAGAATATCAGCAACATCACGACCTTGGTACTGGATTCCTCAATCGAAAAGCGTTAGAGACACAGCTAAGCCAATCGCTAGCTCAAACTCCTAACGGCCACCATGCCTGTAATGCCGTTATCCATATTGCGTTTAGCAATGGGCGACGACTTCAAAGTCGATTTGGATACGTAGCTTGGGATATTGCCCTGTTAGATTTTCGTCAACGCTTGGAACACCTCCTACCGAGCGATACAAATACAGCACGGCCAACATCAAGTGAGATTGTTCTGATTCTTCACAATGTTGAAGATGACCTTTTTCTTCAGCAAGTCTGTCACAGTATTTCTGACCTTTGTCTTGATGAGTTTATCATTGGTAATGAATCGGTACACCTGCATGCACACATTGGTGTTGCAACTTCATCAGAGAGCCTAGACGCCCCCCAACTGCTGACCTTTGCTTCTGAGGCTGCACTCTCGAGCAGAGACTCTGGACACAAGTACAGTTTCTATCAAAGCTCCGACTCAGACATCGTATGTAACCTAAACAAACAAGAGAGTTATCTACTGCAAGCCGTGAGAAACGATGATCTGCTGCTCTACTTTCAACCTAAAGTCGATCCTGACTCGCACCGTTGGGTTGGTGCCGAAGCGCTACTTCGCTGGAAGCATCCAGTGCTCGGTGATATCTCCAACGAAGGACTGATTAAACTGGCTGAACAAAATGGATTGATCTTCGAGTTGGGTAATTTCGTCCTCCGCACCGCTATTGAAAAGGCGGCACAATGGAACAAATTAGTGAGCCATTTTTCTGTTGCCATCAATGTATCCTCAGTGCAATTAAGAAACCCTTACTTCGCTCGGCAAGTTCAAGAGCTACTTGAAATGTGTCACGTTCCTCCGGAATGCATAGAGCTTGAAATCACCGAAGGTGGACTGATTTCAGATGAGGTACTTGCCTTCGAGACTCTACACAAACTCAAGCAACTAGGCATCACCTTATCGCTAGATGATTTTGGCACCGGCTATGCCTCGTTTAGTTACCTAAAAAAATACCCTTTTGATGCCATTAAGATCGATAAAAGCTTCCTAAATCAGATAGAGGAAAGCGCACAAGATAAAGAGATCGTACGTTCCATCATACATGTAGCAAAAAAGCTTGCTCTCAAAGTGACCGTCGAAGGCGTTGAGACACAACAGCATGAGGATTTTTTGGTTAGCGAGGGGGGCGACGTCGGCCAGGGTTATTTCTATGGCAGACCAATGCCCTATGACCAGTTTGAGCTGCACTTGCTAAAGCAGAGCCCACAAAGGCTCAATCCTAGACAAATAGAGCTGTGA